One genomic segment of Nocardioides cavernaquae includes these proteins:
- a CDS encoding DUF5667 domain-containing protein yields the protein MSPVSPARRRAEEFASLIDGRGGDSRSFSEPLDLVALLQSVPAPAPNMDYAKELRAGLMAAADTLLVPVDARLSLPVREASPRRRDRRIAVAATTLAILGGSTGVSFAAQNALPGDSLYPIKRILESARTSLSANDEARADRIMGLAEGRLDEAQALALRDSVESQAAIPTALEDFVAQASQAAETALGEFAETGDSAHVVELRDFTADSLDILAGLKALVPTEFADNFDAAVNALLSIDERTLQACPDCGGLLDIPAILLSGAAIDSASVSPRTALAPKSDDPAQAGATDPIAALLGQLPALGSLASGKPAPSTSATASTAPTGGATSGSEAPLGGVLDPHGTDSPLSDDPLGDLLNPLLGPLLGTDGLL from the coding sequence ATGAGCCCCGTGAGCCCGGCACGCCGCCGCGCCGAGGAGTTTGCGTCCCTGATCGATGGTCGGGGCGGCGATTCCCGCTCGTTCTCCGAGCCGCTCGACCTGGTTGCCCTGCTGCAGTCCGTCCCCGCGCCGGCACCCAACATGGACTACGCGAAGGAGCTCCGTGCGGGCCTGATGGCTGCCGCCGACACCCTTCTCGTCCCCGTCGATGCCCGACTCAGCCTGCCGGTGCGCGAGGCCTCCCCGCGTCGTCGCGACCGCCGCATCGCGGTTGCCGCAACGACGCTGGCCATCCTCGGCGGCAGCACCGGCGTCTCGTTCGCCGCCCAGAACGCGCTTCCCGGCGACTCGCTCTACCCGATCAAGCGCATCCTCGAGAGCGCACGCACCTCGCTGAGCGCCAACGACGAGGCCCGCGCCGACCGGATCATGGGTCTGGCCGAGGGTCGTCTCGACGAGGCGCAGGCACTCGCCCTCCGCGACAGCGTCGAGAGCCAGGCCGCCATCCCGACCGCACTCGAGGACTTCGTCGCACAGGCCAGCCAGGCGGCGGAGACCGCCCTCGGCGAGTTCGCCGAGACCGGCGACAGCGCCCACGTCGTCGAGCTGCGTGACTTCACCGCCGACAGCCTCGACATCCTGGCCGGCCTGAAGGCGCTCGTGCCGACCGAGTTCGCCGACAACTTCGACGCGGCGGTCAACGCACTGCTCAGCATCGATGAGCGCACGCTGCAGGCCTGCCCCGACTGCGGTGGCCTGCTCGACATCCCGGCGATCCTGCTCTCCGGCGCAGCCATCGACTCGGCGTCGGTCTCCCCGCGCACCGCGCTGGCCCCGAAGTCCGACGACCCGGCCCAGGCCGGCGCCACTGACCCGATCGCCGCACTGCTCGGTCAGCTGCCCGCGCTCGGCAGCCTGGCGAGCGGCAAGCCTGCGCCCAGCACCTCTGCGACCGCGTCCACCGCCCCCACCGGCGGAGCGACGAGCGGTTCCGAGGCCCCGCTCGGCGGCGTGCTCGACCCACACGGCACCGACAGCCCGCTGTCCGATGACCCCCTCGGCGACCTGCTCAACCCGCTGCTCGGTCCCCTCCTGGGCACCGACGGCCTGCTCTGA
- a CDS encoding sigma-70 family RNA polymerase sigma factor produces the protein MHEATASALRGLDALRTAVLDALLLEPALCAAGPTANPFVRPTSRTSRRPAAAPWLLAESAPEPSVIVGTPGRHRAEGSGTVSTSDRPLGDRPPGDQPPGEQPDDSEHAMSAEADEATRERMIALVELARSGDKEAFGLLFDHYHPSVYRFIYYRTRSQALAEDLASETFFRALRSMNNFRWQGRDFGAWLMTIARNLCTDHFKAGRTRLELTTEDMGLHDDATDGPETAVLAQLTNETLLTCLKQLPKEQQECLIMRFLQSMSIADTAKVLGRTEGAVKQLQLRGVRNLAKLMPKEVHSE, from the coding sequence ATGCATGAGGCGACGGCATCCGCGCTGCGAGGGCTCGACGCCCTGCGCACCGCCGTGCTCGATGCACTCCTGCTCGAGCCTGCGCTCTGCGCTGCTGGCCCCACCGCAAACCCCTTCGTCCGGCCCACTTCCCGCACCTCCCGTCGTCCGGCTGCCGCGCCGTGGCTGCTGGCCGAGTCAGCTCCCGAGCCGTCCGTCATCGTCGGCACACCGGGCCGCCACCGCGCCGAGGGCAGTGGCACCGTCTCGACGAGTGACCGTCCGCTCGGTGACCGGCCACCCGGTGACCAGCCGCCCGGCGAGCAGCCCGACGACTCCGAGCACGCGATGTCCGCCGAGGCCGACGAGGCCACGCGGGAGCGGATGATCGCTCTGGTCGAGCTGGCCCGCTCCGGCGACAAGGAGGCCTTCGGGCTCCTCTTCGACCACTACCACCCCTCGGTCTACCGGTTCATCTACTACCGGACCCGGTCGCAGGCGCTCGCCGAGGACCTGGCCAGCGAGACCTTCTTCCGCGCGCTGCGCTCCATGAACAACTTCCGGTGGCAGGGCCGCGACTTCGGCGCCTGGCTGATGACCATCGCGCGCAACCTCTGCACCGACCACTTCAAGGCTGGCCGCACCCGCCTCGAGCTCACCACCGAGGACATGGGGCTGCACGACGACGCCACCGATGGCCCCGAGACCGCGGTGCTCGCACAGCTCACCAACGAGACGCTCCTGACCTGCCTCAAGCAGCTCCCCAAGGAGCAGCAGGAGTGCCTGATCATGCGGTTCCTGCAGAGCATGAGCATCGCCGACACGGCCAAAGTCCTCGGTCGCACCGAGGGTGCCGTCAAGCAGCTCCAGCTCCGCGGAGTGCGCAACCTCGCGAAGCTGATGCCGAAGGAGGTGCACTCCGAGTGA
- a CDS encoding HAD family hydrolase translates to MTPEKRRPARPLDLQQRSVLAGEAAAAIAEVESALDVPIDPTSAAFFDVDNTVMQGASIFHLARGLHKRKFFTTRDILGAAYKQAYFRIVGVEDPEHIAKARNEGLSFIAGHTVTELEELGREIFEEAMAHRIWPGTRALAQMHLDQGQRVWLVTAAPIEIAREIARRLGLTGAMGTVAEHEDGVYTGRLVGEMLHGPAKAEAIKALAAREGLDLSRCSAYSDSFNDMPMLSLVGDACAVNPDSKLRHAAQQNNWRIRDYRTGRKVARAGLIGAAIAGAVVGGTSAGVALRNRPRAH, encoded by the coding sequence GTGACCCCCGAGAAGCGTCGCCCCGCCCGACCCCTCGACCTGCAGCAGCGCTCCGTCCTCGCCGGCGAAGCAGCTGCGGCGATCGCCGAGGTCGAGTCCGCACTGGACGTCCCGATCGACCCGACCAGCGCGGCGTTCTTCGACGTGGACAACACCGTCATGCAGGGCGCGAGCATCTTCCACCTGGCCCGGGGCCTCCACAAGCGCAAGTTCTTCACGACGCGCGACATCCTCGGCGCGGCGTACAAGCAGGCCTACTTCCGGATCGTCGGCGTCGAGGACCCGGAGCACATCGCCAAGGCCCGCAACGAGGGGCTCTCCTTCATCGCCGGCCACACCGTGACCGAGCTCGAGGAGCTCGGCCGCGAGATCTTCGAGGAAGCGATGGCCCACCGCATCTGGCCCGGCACCCGTGCGCTCGCGCAGATGCACCTCGACCAGGGCCAGCGCGTGTGGCTGGTGACGGCCGCCCCCATCGAGATCGCGCGGGAGATCGCGCGGCGCCTCGGGCTGACCGGCGCGATGGGCACCGTCGCCGAGCACGAGGACGGCGTCTACACAGGTCGCCTCGTCGGCGAGATGCTGCACGGCCCGGCGAAGGCCGAGGCGATCAAGGCACTCGCAGCGCGCGAGGGGCTCGACCTGAGCCGTTGCTCGGCGTACTCCGACTCCTTCAACGACATGCCGATGCTGTCGCTGGTCGGCGACGCGTGCGCGGTCAACCCGGACAGCAAGCTGCGCCACGCCGCGCAGCAGAACAACTGGCGCATCCGCGACTACCGCACCGGCCGCAAGGTGGCGCGCGCCGGCCTGATCGGCGCCGCGATCGCTGGAGCGGTGGTCGGCGGCACCAGTGCGGGCGTCGCCCTGCGCAACCGCCCGCGCGCGCACTGA